One genomic window of Arvicola amphibius chromosome 4, mArvAmp1.2, whole genome shotgun sequence includes the following:
- the Hsd17b1 gene encoding 17-beta-hydroxysteroid dehydrogenase type 1 — MDRTVVLITGCSSGIGLHLAVRLASDQSQSFKVYATLRDLKTQGPLLEAARARGCPPGSLETLELDVRDAESVAAAQARVTEGRVDVLVCNAGRGLFGPLEAHELDAVGAVLDVNVVGTVRVLQAFLPDMKRRRSGRVLVTASVGGLMGLPFHEVYCASKFALEGLCESLAILLPLFGVHMSLIECGPVHTAFFEKLEGGPGGALERADAQTRHLFMHYQRSYEQALREAQDPEEVTELFLTALRAPRPALRYFSTHRFLPLTRLRTEDPSGSSYVAAMHREAFADLQAQEESEAGARVPGDLDAASSALICLSGCATPQGGI; from the exons ATGGACCGCACAGTAGTGCTGATTACCGGCTGCTCCTCTGGAATTGGCCTGCACTTGGCTGTTCGTTTGGCTTCTGACCAGTCCCAGAGCTTCAAAG TATATGCCACCCTGAGGGACCTGAAGACTCAGGGACCACTGTTGGAGGCAGCCCGGGCTCGAGGATGCCCTCCTGGCTCCCTGGAGACGCTGGAATTGGATGTCAGGGATGCAGAATCTGTGGCCGCTGCCCAGGCTCGTGTGACTGAGGGTCGTGTGGACGTGCTGG TGTGTAATGCCGGCCGGGGCCTGTTCGGGCCGCTGGAGGCGCATGAGCTGGACGCGGTGGGTGCTGTGCTGGACGTGAATGTGGTTGGGACAGTTCGGGTGCTGCAGGCCTTTTTGCCAGACATGAAGAGGCGCCGCTCCGGGCGTGTGTTAGTGACTGCGAGTGTGGGAGGCTTGATGG GGCTGCCGTTCCACGAAGTTTACTGCGCCAGCAAGTTTGCGCTCGAGGGTTTGTGCGAAAGTCTAGCGATCCTGCTGCCGCTCTTTGGAGTCCA CATGAGCCTCATCGAGTGCGGGCCAGTGCACACAGCCTTCTTTGAGAAGCTAGAGGGTGGTCCGGGCGGGGCTCTGGAGCGTGCAGATGCCCAGACCCGCCACCTCTTCATGCATTACCAGCGTAGCTATGAGCAAGCTCTGAGAGAGGCACAGGACCCAGAGGAGGTGACAGAG CTCTTTCTGACCGCGCTGCGAGCCCCGCGGCCAGCCCTGCGTTACTTCTCCACCCACCGCTTCCTGCCGCTGACTCGGTTGCGCACAGAGGATCCCAGCGGCAGCAGTTACGTCGCTGCCATGCACCGCGAGGCCTTCGCTGACCTGCAGGCGCAGGAAGAATCCGAGGCAGGGGCCAGAGTCCCGGGGGACCTGGATGCCGCCTCTAGTGCCCTCATTTGCCTCTCCGGGTGCGCGACCCCTCAAGGTGGCATCTGA